One Rosa chinensis cultivar Old Blush chromosome 5, RchiOBHm-V2, whole genome shotgun sequence genomic region harbors:
- the LOC112202078 gene encoding probable disease resistance protein At4g27220, protein MVEARGIVVSVVKYLKDSSLLMDSEKNGCVKMHDVIRDTAIQIAESEDGFWVKAGCGLKGWRPRGLHAGCTAISLMRNEIRKLPEEELVCPHLQILLLNRNDDLDEIPEKFIQKLNELRLLDLSDTSISVLPQSFSLLTNLQALYLDSRKKFIDISIVGKLKKLEILSMRNCPGSGGLSRSGYESPEERVLPREIGHLTNLRILDVNRSWARASVSGVVTIPSKVISKLHKLEELYMVYCGFEEANIFDELAGLSNLKIVQLGISDAKYIPNNVEAKPDWDYFYISIVSRRDSAAYKTGDHNSRSLFFRGVTMSTLPDWFINAVTKKTEKLEYECCRGMSDILMEYDHGRLHKLKHLTVSGHFLDSYVYMTELMNTTRRVQKGSVFENLEELHLISLIHLEELCVGELQPGSLSNLKVLHMFCCLILKNVSKFVQRLPNLEKLDLNWMDELEYVFGCEGFEPEQSKLREMHLLGPNLVKKICSGPAPRVMFQSLKSLTIYRCELLRSLFACDVAQCLFQLEDLLVEQCPLLGTVIEVVNNEKTVLPKLKNLALRKLPMLYGASGTVDIECPSLEHLIVVDCPQFSFSTSSNYSESLESMNHVSFSTSASDYFGSTNPVQLNDFQMYQFLRGRTSGFQL, encoded by the exons ATGGTAGAAGCCAGAGGAATAGTAGTTTCAGTGGTCAAGTACTTGAAAGATTCTAGCTTGCTTATGGATAGCGAGAAAAATGGATGTGTAAAGATGCATGATGTCATCCGGGATACAGCCATTCAAATTGCAGAATCTGAAGATGGGTTTTGGGTGAAAGCTGGCTGTGGTTTAAAGGGTTGGAGGCCACGCGGATTACATGCAGGCTGCACTGCTATTTCACTGATGAGGAACGAAATTCGCAAGCTACCTGAAGAGGAGTTGGTATGTCCACATCTCCAGATTTTATTACTAAACCGGAATGATGATTTAGATGAGATCCCAGAAAAGTTCATCCAAAAGCTGAATGAATTAAGGCTCTTGGATCTTAGCGACACTAGTATTTCCGTGTTACCGCAATCATTCAGTCTCCTTACCAACCTCCAAGCTTTGTATTTAGATTCTCGCAAGAAATTTATTGACATTTCTATAGTGGGAAAACTGAAGAAGCTTGAAATTCTTAGTATGAGAAACTGTCCCGGGAGCGGGGGACTTTCGCGTTCAGGATATGAAAGTCCCGAGGAGAGGGTATTGCCGAGAGAAATAGGACATTTGACCAATCTAAGGATTTTGGATGTCAATCGCTCTTGGGCAAGAGCCTCGGTGAGTGGTGTGGTCACAATTCCATCTAAAGTGATATCAAAGTTGCATAAATTAGAAGAATTGTACATGGTGTACTGTGGATTTGAGGAAGCCAATATTTTTGATGAGTTAGCTGGTTTATCAAATTTGAAAATAGTGCAGCTTGGCATATCTGATGCAAAATACATCCCTAACAATGTTGAGGCCAAGCCAGATTGGGATTACTTTTATATAAGTATCGTCAGCAGACGCGACTCCGCTGCATACAAAACAGGAGATCATAATTCAAGATCCTTGTTTTTTAGGGGAGTAACCATGAGTACTTTACCTGATTGGTTTATCAACGCGGTGACAAAGAAAACAGAGAAGCTAGAGTATGAGTGCTGCAGAGGGATGAGTGACATTCTTATGGAATATGACCATGGGAGGTTACATAAACTCAAGCATCTCACAGTATCTGGTCATTTTCTTGATTCCTATGTGTACATGACAGAGTTGATGAATACAACAAGACGGGTTCAAAAAGGATCAGTGTTTGAGAATTTGGAAGAGTTGCATCTGATATCTCTGATCCACCTTGAGGAGTTGTGTGTTGGTGAGTTACAACCTGGGTCTCTCTCGAATCTCAAGGTATTGCACATGTTTTGTTGTCTTATCTTGAAgaatgtatcaaaatttgtacAGAGACTACCAAATCTAGAGAAACTAGATTTAAATTGGATGGATGAATTGGAATATGTGTTTGGATGCGAAGGGTTCGAGCCAGAACAATCAAAACTGAGAGAGATGCATTTGTTGGGTCCAAATTTAGTGAAGAAAATTTGTAGTGGTCCTGCCCCACGCGTAATGTTTCAGAGTCTTAAAAGTTTGACCATTTACCGCTGCGAGTTGCTGCGAAGTCTGTTCGCATGTGATGTAGCCCAATGTCTCTTTCAATTGGAAGACCTTCTTGTAGAGCAGTGCCCTTTGTTGGGTACAGTAATTGAAGTAGTGAACAACGAGAAGACGGTTCTACCAAAATTAAAGAACTTGGCTTTGAGGAAACTTCCTATGTTGTATGGTGCAAGTGGTACTGTTGATATTGAGTGTCCTTCATTGGAACACTTGATTGTGGTGGATTGCCCCCAGTTTTCATTTTCAACTTCTTCCAATTACTCTGAATCCCTCGAAAGCATGAACCATGTATCATTTTCAACCTCTGCTTCTGACTACTTTGGCAGCACGAACCCAGTCCAACTCAATGATTTCCAAATGTACCAATTTCTACGTGGCAG AACATCTGGTTTCCAATTGTGA